From the genome of Nicotiana sylvestris chromosome 2, ASM39365v2, whole genome shotgun sequence, one region includes:
- the LOC104215372 gene encoding putative late blight resistance protein homolog R1A-3: MVEDIEIHDVSFSTLRKDSLNVLDFIESLKNEEIQKVDDADLIEKLILELDFLLLNLHHLSKYRVDQLSSFMTEYEFLQNVCGNIRHFHELIVNGCVGHENVEYVLPQFQLMAKRVGRFLWQNQIGGHSRLFKLTHLFLEIIPTQLEVMHICLTNLKASTSTKVGRFIKQLLETSPDILREYLIHLQEHMINVITASSPGAHNIHIMIEFLLIILTDMPKDFIHNGKLFKFLARVGALTRDVSSMARNLEEKSKNEESTNETNSATLGLLEKIELLKKELKDVYLKAPDSSQLCFPMSDGPLFMHLLLRHLDDLLNSNTYLVALIKEEIRLVKEDLEFIRSFFGNVEQELYKDLWARVLDVAYETKDVIDSIIVRDNGLLHLIFSLPFTIEKINLIKEGVSNLFEKIPKNMGVIVVNSPNKPVDRKSSIAGKIIVGFKEETYLIIRKLTGGPKTLDVISITGMPGSGKTTLAYKVYNDESISGHFDIRAWCTVDQKYDEMGLLEKLFNQVVGPTSKFGENIDVADKLRKHLFGKRYLIVLDDLWDTAAWDELTRPFPEVEKGSRIILTTREKKVAMHAQRHSDPLDLRLLKLEESWELLEKKVFGKESCPDELVDVGIEIVQNCKRLPLVVDLVAGVIAGKEMKRSVWLEVRNDLNSFIFQKEEDVMRVIALSYDHLPDPLKSCLIHLASFPKDEAIPVRNLEILWLAEGFLEQREMKSVEKLFDIYLDNLISSSLVISFNEIGDDRTCQIHDLVHDFCLIKAREEKLFGKISSIAPSSSSSDLMPRQMNIEYRKWHFGHNNFVLFDSKKKRHSGKHLCSLRITGHIYDDNSLNDICHLRHLRLLRVLQVDRFSITVNDSLLNEICTLVHLRYLNIQTEVDSLPLSFSNLWNLETLRVNNFGPPLVLLPTILNLVKLQVLGINDCSFFDLDTDEPILVGEDSKLESLRLLRGLKLSNSKDIDDIFKRFPNLQELQFDLKKSWDCSTDRYWFPKLDFLNELESLKVTFEDSYSNDSAFSAATNRLWDFHFPSSVKMLCLCEFPLTSDSLSTIGILPKLEDLYLEDAIIEGEGWNMGEEDTFQNLKCLTLQRVTLANWEVREESFPALEKLRVRDCRMLEEIPPSFGDICSLKSIELKWSPQLEESALKIKQDVEDLDRDILVLVYN; this comes from the exons ATGGTTGAAGACATTGAAATCCATGAT GTGTCATTTTCTACCCTTCGCAAGGACTCACTCAATGTTCTAGATTTCATAGAGAGCTTAAAGAATGAAGAAATTCAAAAAGTTGATGACGCGGATCTAATTGAAAAGCTGATATTGGAGTTGGACTTCCTCCTTCTGAATCTCCATCATCTTTCCAAGTATCGTGTTGATCAACTTTCTTCATTCATGACCGAATATGAGTTTCTTCAGAATGTTTGTGGCAACATAAGACATTTCCACGAGTTGATAGTGAATGGTTGCGTTGGGCATGAGAATGTTGAATATGTCTTACCTCAGTTTCAACTAATGGCTAAGAGAGTAGGACGCTTCTTGTGGCAAAATCAAATTGGTGGACACTCTCGACTCTTCAAGCTAACACATCTATTCTTGGAGATTATTCCAACTCAGTTGGAGGTTATGCACATATGTCTTACAAATTTGAAAGCTTCAACATCAACAAAAGTTGGACGCTTTATTAAGCAGCTCCTAGAAACCTCTCCGGATATTCTTAGAGAATATCTAATTCATCTACAAGAGCACATGATAAATGTTATTACCGCTAGCAGTCCAGGGGCCCACAACATTCATATCATGATAGAGTTCCTATTAATCATTCTTACTGATATGCCTAAGGACTTTATTCATAATGGCAAGTTGTTTAAATTCCTAGCACGTGTCGGAGCACTTACCAGGGACGTATCGTCTATGGCCCGCAACTTAGAAGAGAAATCAAAGAATGAAGAGAGTACCAATGAAACAAATAGTGCAACTCTAGGCTTGCTCGAAAAAATTGAACTCCTGAAGAAAGAACTCAAAGATGTTTACCTGAAAGCCCCGGACTCATCTCAACTCTGCTTTCCCATGAGTGATGGACCCCTTTTCATGCATCTTCTACTTAGACACTTAGATGATTTGCTCAATTCCAATACTTATTTAGTCGCTTTgataaaggaagaaatcaggctgGTGAAAGAAGATCTAGAATTCATAAGATCTTTCTTCGGGAATGTTGAGCAAGAATTGTATAAAGATCTCTGGGCACGTGTTTTAGATGTGGCATATGAGACAAAAGATGTCATTGATTCAATTATTGTAAGAGACAATGGTCTCTTACATCTTATTTTCTCACTTCCCTTTACCATAGAAAAGATCAATCTTATCAAAGAAGGGGTCTCAAATTTATTTGAGAAGATTCCCAAGAACATGGGTGTCATTGTTGTGAACTCTCCCAACAAGCCAGTTGATCGCAAGTCATCAATAGCTGGTAAAATAATCGTAGGTTTTAAAGAGGAGACATACTTGATAATTAGGAAGCTCACCGGTGGACCAAAAACGCTAGATGTCATTTCGATCACTGGTATGCCCGGTTCGGGTAAAACTACTTTGGCGTATAAAGTGTACAATGATGAGTCAATTTCTGGTCATTTTGACATTCGTGCATGGTGTACAGTCGATCAAAAGTATGACGAGATGGGGTTGCTGGAAAAACTTTTTAATCAAGTTGTTGGCCCAACTTCGAAATTCGGTGAGAATATTGATGTTGCCGATAAGCTACGGAAACACCTGTTTGGAAAGAGGTACCTTATAGTCTTAGATGATTTGTGGGATACTGCAGCATGGGATGAGTTGACAAGACCTTTTCCTGAAGTTGAGAAAGGAAGTCGAATTATTTTGACGACTCGAGAAAAGAAAGTGGCTATGCATGCACAACGCCACAGTGATCCTCTTGACCTTCGATTGCTAAAACTGGAAGAAAGTTGGGAGTTACTAGAGAAAAAGGTCTTTGGAAAAGAAAGTTGCCCTGATGAACTAGTGGATGTTGGAATAGAAATAGTCCAAAACTGTAAACGACTTCCTTTGGTGGTTGATTTGGTTGCTGGAGTCATTGCAGGGAAGGAAATGAAAAGGAGTGTCTGGCTTGAAGTTCGAAATGATTTGAATTCCTTTATTTTCCAGAAAGAAGAGGACGTGATGAGGGTTATAGCATTAAGTTATGACCATTTACCCGATCCCTTAAAGTCGTGCTTGATTCACCTTGCGAGTTTTCCGAAGGACGAAGCAATTCCAGTCCGTAATTTGGAAATTTTATGGCTTGCTGAAGGATTTTTGGAGCAGAGAGAGATGAAGAGTGTGGAAAAACTGTTTGACATTTATCTGGATAATTTAATTTCCAGTAGCTTGGTAATTTCTTTCAATGAAATAGGTGACGATCGGACTTGCCAAATTCATGATCTTGTGCATGACTTTTGTTTGATAAAAGCAAGAGAGGAAAAGTTGTTTGGCAAGATAAGTTCAATTGCtccatcatcatcttcttcagatCTGATGCCACGTCAAATGAACATTGAATATCGTAAGTGGCACTTTGGGCATAACAATTTTGTCCTGTTCGATTCAAAAAAGAAAAGGCATTCTGGTAAACACCTCTGTTCTTTGAGGATAACTGGACACATATATGATGACAATAGTCTTAATGATATCTGTCACCTAAGACACTTGAGGCTTCTTAGAGTGTTGCAAGTGGATAGATTTTCTATCACGGTGAATGATTCTTTGCTGAATGAAATATGCACATTGGTTCATTTGAGGTACTTAAACATTCAGACAGAAGTTGACTCTCTGCCTTTGTCTTTTTCAAATTTGTGGAATCTGGAAACTCTGCGGGTGAATAACTTTGGACCACCCTTGGTGCTATTACCAACAATTTTGAATCTTGTAAAGTTGCAAGTGCTGGGCATAAATGACTGTTCTTTCTTTGATTTGGATACAGATGAACCAATACTGGTAGGAGAGGACTCAAAGTTAGAGAGCTTGAGATTATTACGGGGACTCAAGCTTTCCAATTCGAAAGACATAGATGATATTTTCAAAAGGTTTCCCAATCTTCAAGAGCTTCAATTTGATCTCAAGAAATCATGGGATTGTTCAACAGATCGATATTGGTTCCCGAAATTAGATTTCCTAAATGAACTAGAATCTCTCAAAGTAACTTTTGAAGATTCATATTCAAATGATAGTGCGTTCTCTGCAGCGACAAATCGGCTTTGGGATTTTCACTTCCCTTCGAGTGTGAAAATGTTGTGTTTGTGTGAGTTTCCTCTGACATCGGATTCACTATCAACAATAGGAATACTGCCCAAGCTTGAAGATCTGTACCTTGAAGACGCAATCATCGAGGGGGAAGGATGGAACATGGGGGAGGAAGACACCTTCCAGAATCTCAAATGTCTGACGTTGCAGCGAGTGACTCTTGCTAATTGGGAGGTTAGAGAGGAATCCTTTCCTGCGCTTGAGAAATTACGAGTGCGGGACTGTCGTATGCTTGAGGAGATTCCGCCTAGTTTCGGGGATATTTGTTCATTAAAAAGTATCGAGCTGAAGTGGAGCCCTCAACTTGAAGAATCTGCTCTGAAGATTAAGCAAGATGTTGAAGATTTGGATAGGGATATTCTGGTCCTTGTTTATAACTGA